TAAACCTTTTTTGAGGGCATATGATTTAATACAAAAAGAGGATATTTTCGATTCAATTAATGAACTTCCATTTGTAATAGTTGGAAGTGGCCTTGCAGCAATTGAAGTATCATATGCTTTGAGAAAAAGATGGAGAGGTAGATCTTTAAAATTATTATGTGATTCAAGAAAAATTAATAATAAAATTCTAAAGAGTTTACGGAATTCTAATATTGATTTAGTTCAAAATCTTAATTTTGATTATGGAAAGATTCTTTTATGTACTGGAAATACATCTCCTTTATGGATACAAAAAAAATTATTAGAATCGGATTCTCATGGCAGAATAATCACAAATCAGAATTTGCAGTTGAAAAGTTTTTCCGAGAACTTTGCTGCAGGTGATTGCGCTGTTGTAGATTCAGCAAAAAGACCACCATCGGGAGTCTTTGCAGTTAAGGCTGTAAATACATTAGTCAAAAATTTAAAAAAGGATATAGAAGGAGAATCATTAAAAAAGTGGTTTCCTCAAAAGATCGGATTACAAATAGTTAACATATTTCCAAGCCATCATCAAAAGGCTTTTGCTATTTATCGCAATTTTGTTTTTGGCCCTTCTTTTATTTTTTGGATTTTAAAGCATAAAATTGATCTGAACTTTATTAAGAAGTTCAGATCAAAAAGGCTAATTATGAAAGTTAGTGGAAAAAATATTTCATTAAATGATTGCAGGGGTTGTGCAGCTAAAATTCCTCAGATTGTTTTGAATAAATCATTAATAAATTCTAATTTAGATTCTTTTGCTTCATCCCCTGAAGATTCAGTTGAGATTTATCAAAATGGTAAAGATATTATCTTGCAAAGTTTAGATGGATTTCCTGCTTTAGTAAGTGATCCTTGGCTGAATGCAAAAATTACTACTTTGCATGCTTGCTCAGATTTGTGGGCATGCGGAGCAAAACTTTCATCCGCGCAGGCTTTAATATCATTACCAAAAGTTGAAAGGGAATTTCAGAGTTACCTCTTTTCTCAATCCCTTCAAGGTATTAAATCAACAGTTGAGGATAATGGAGGTGAATTACTTGGAGGCCATACTTTCGAGGCAAGAAGTTTAGTAAATAAACCTTATTCTTTAGGAATAGATATTTCTTTAACTGTCCAAGGCATTTTGAAAAATGGAGCAAAACCATGGCTTAAATCTGGAATGAATGATGGAGATATTCTTATGATGTCTAGACCTCTTGGCGTTGGGATTTGCCTTGCAGGTCAAATGCAAAATATTAATATGCTAGGTAGCTCTTCTGAAATAATTAAAAACTTATTAAAGAGTCAACAATATTTGATTGATGAAATTTATCTTTTTCAAGATCAATTTAAAGAATCATTAGTCAATGCTGCGACTGACATTACTGGATATGGATTTATTGGACATCTTAAAGAAATGGTTGAATCATCTAATTTATATAGGGAAAGAAATAATCTTGAGCCATTAAAAGTTTTATTAGATTTATTTGCATTTAAAGCTTATCCTGGAGTATTTGATCTAATAAGAAAAGATGTTAAAAGTACTTTCTTTGAATCTAATAAAGAAATTTTTGACAAAATTTATAAAGGAAATCAGCAAAAAAGAATAATTAATTTTTTAAATGAAAATTTATTTGATAAAGAGACTTTTAACGAGAGAATATCATTACTATTAGATCCTCAAACATGCGGCCCCTTGCTGATTAGTTGTAATCGTAAATATGAGAATTATCTTAAAGATAAATGGTACAAGGTAGGAGAAGTTGTAAAAATGTAATCAATTTCAATTTAATTTGTCAATTTCCAGATATCTTAATCTTTTGATTTCCTTTCCCATTTCCTTCCCTGGATCCCATCCTTCTTTTTTTAATGTTTCTCCATCTTTTTTTGATTTTATGAATTTGTAAATAAATAACCACTTAAACAATTTACGCCAGTATGGACCTCCATCACAAATTAATAATTTGACAGTCTCATCATTAAGGTTTTTGTCCTCAATAAATTCTGTCCAACTTGATGGCGAAAAATGATTGAATTTTTTTGGGTTGGTTTTTAATATCTTTTTTATATTTGAATAATCTTCTAATATTTTTATCTCACTATTATTTATCAAAAATCTTTGAAATGCTGTTTCTAAATCTTTTGAATCTTTTAACAAGTAAAGCATATAATTTCCATTCAACTTTTGAATCCAATGTAGTCCTCTTAAAAACCTTTTATCGACTTTAATATTTTCATTTAAGATTGAGATAATTTCCCATTTATGAATTATCGAAATTACATTATTCAAATTATCATGTTTGCATATTTCAGCTAGTTCCATCCTTATTCTTATGCCGAGTGCAGGAGGGTAAATCATTTTCTGATGAGTTTCTGAACTTTTCCATGGCCATTGTCTAACTGTTTCTTGAGATTGTGTGAGAGAATTTTTTGAAATATTGAAATCTAACCTTGAAGCATATTTTGCACATCTAATTAATCTACTTGGATCATCTGAAATGCTTTTACTGTGAAGTAGGTTCAATTTTTTGCTTTTTATATCTGAAATTCCTCCATAAAGATCATAGATTTTCCTTTGCGAGACCTCGAATGCTATTGAATTTATCGTGAAATCTCTTCTTTTAAGATCATCCTCAATAGTACTATTAGTTACTTTAGGATTTAAGCCTGGTGAAGAATAAATCTCTTTTCTTGCAGAGGCAATATCAATTTTATAGTCATTAATATTTATTTCTACTGTGTTGTATAAATTAAATTCCTTGATTAAACATAAATCTACATTTATAACATTTCTTTTTATAAATTTTGCCAGAGAGATAGAGGAACCTTCAATAACAAGATCTATATCTACAGGTTTAGAAAAAGATTTTTTATGGAATTTACTTATTAATAAATCTCTTAAATAACCGCCAACAAAAGCCACTTTAATATTGTTATTAGATTCTATGTATTTAGTAATTAGGTTATATAAATTAAATGGAGTTTTGATTAATTCTGTGTGGATATAATCAGAGATATCGTTCATTAGTTTTAACTTACATAACGAATTGGAGCTAATCTGGGATCTAAAATTTTACTTCCTTTATTACCAAATTTTACTGCTAAAGATATTTTTTCCCCACTCCCAAAAATATGTATGATTTCACCTCTCCCAAATTTTGAGTGAATTAGCTTATCTCCAACTATCCAGCTTTTCCCTTTACTGGGTCCTGAATATAATTTCCTTACTGCATTTATTGGGTTGTTAACGAATTCATGTGGATTGTTTCGATCAACTCTTGTTAAACGATCAAGATGCCAATCTCTTCTAATTGAAGCACCACCAGTTTGTGGTAATTCGCCATCCATTAAATCTTCAGGTATTTCTGAAAGAAATGTTGAAGGAATTGTTGCTTCACGCATTCCACCCCATAATCTTCTTTCTCTGGCATGACTCAAGAAAACTCTTTCTTTAGCTCTAGTAATACCTACGTAGCATAATCTTCTTTCCTCTTCAAGAAGGGAGGGAGTATCTATTGATCTATGGCTTGGGAAGAGACCTTGTTCTAGTCCAGTGATAAAAACATTTTGAAATTCTAAACCCTTACTATTGTGCAGAGTCATAAGAGTTACGGAGTTGGGATTATTCTTCTTCGTATCATTATCAGTTGTTAAGGCTGCTGTAGAAAGAAATCCTTCTACATCTCCACTTTCTGTTTCTTCTTCATATTGAGTAGCTGCATTTATTAGTTCTTGTAAGTTATTTCTTCTATCTTCAGATTCTTCAGTCCCACTAGCTAGCAAGTCACTTAAATAACCACTTTTTTCTAAGATTAGTTGTAGTAGTTGAGCAGGGCCTGAATTTTCTAGATAACAAATTAGATCATTCATAACTTCAGTAAATTTATTAATTCCTTTTGATGATCTGCCTATTGTTTCTTCAAGACTATGCTTATCATTAAGAACCTCCCATAATGGAATATTTAACCTGTTAGATAGTTCATTAAGTTTTTGAATAGTAGTCTTACCAATGCCTCTTCTAGGAACATTTATGATACGCAAAAGACTAACGTTATCTGCAGAATTAACAAGAACTTTCAAATATGCTATTGCATCTTTAATTTCTCTTCTATCGTAAAAACGCAATCCTCCGAAAATTGTATATGGAATGCGCCATCTTACAAGAGATTCCTCTAATACCCTTGATTGAGCTCTTGTTCGATATAAGATTGCAAAATTTTTCCAAATTGGGTTTTGATTATAATTATTGAGCGATTTTATTTTATTGGTAATTGCTTCTGCTTCAGAAATTTCATCATCACAGCTGAGTAACTTTAAAAGCTCCCCTTTTTCTTTAGTAGCCCTTAAAACTTTCTCAATTCTTTCAGAGTTATTTTCAATTAGTGAGTTTGCAGCATCAAGGATATTAGAAGATGACCTATAATTATCTTCTAATTTAATTAAAGATGATTTTGTATCATCATTAAGTGAGGTTTTAAAATCTTCTTGAAAACCGATTAGAATTCTAAAATCAGCGGCTCTGAAACTATAAATACTTTGATCAGCATCCCCAACTACAAAAATTGAACGATCTTCCCAATTAAAGAATTTTTTTGGTTCAGTATTCCCAGCAGTAATTAATTTTATAAGTTCATATTGTGTTCTATTTGTATCTTGATATTCGTCAACTAGAATGTGTTTAAATCTTTTGTGCCAGTAATCTCTGACTTCATCATTTTGCCTCAATAAGAAAACAGGCAAAAGTAGAAGATCATCAAAATCTAAAGAATTATTTTTTGAAAGCGAAATCCTATATCTCTTGTAGGCTTCTGCGACTGTTTTATCAAAATTATTATCTGCTGTTTCTAGAAGATCATTCGAAGTAAGGCATTGATTCTTAGCATTACTTATTAATCTTTTAATCTTTTTGGGATCAAATCTTTTGGGATCAAGATTCATATCTTGAGTGATAATTTCTTTTACTAATGTTTGAGAATCTGTTTCATCGTAAATTGAAAATTGTCTAGTCCATTTTAATCCTTCTGGGTCATTATATTTTTCAATATCGTATCTAAGAAGTCTTGAAAATAAAGAATGAAAAGTACCTATCCAAAGGTTTTGAAGTCTGTCTTGATGAACGTTTGTTCTTAGCTGATTTTGCTCAACTTCTTTTAGAGTTGACCATGGTTGCCCAAATTGATTAAAAGCTAATTCTTGTGCTAGAAGAACTTCTAACCTTGCTTTCATTTCTTTAGCAGCTTTGTTAGTAAAAGTTACCGCAAGAATGTTATAAGGATCTATAGAATTGTTTTCAATAAGATTTGCAATTCTGTGGGTTAGAGCTTTTGTCTTTCCGCTGCCTGCACCTGCTACAACTAAAAGTGGTCCATAAACATGCTTTACTGCTTGAAGTTGTTCATTGTTTAGAGAATTAAAAAGGAAATTGTTAGTTTGAGACACTTTTGTAAGATTTTTTCAAGAGTCAGACTTTACTTTGAGGTTCAGATTCTGTTTCTAGCTGTTCTAAAGCTTTTTTTAAATTAATAAGTTCATTATTGTTATTAATTATTTCTTCAAATTTGTTTTGAGGCATTCTTAATTTCATACTTCTTTCAAAAATCTCTTTTTCTAATCTTTTTTTGTAAGAAGAAATAATTTTTTTTGATAACTTTAAATCTTGCTGATCCAAAATCTTATTAAAAAGTAATCTCATCTTAGCGGAAAAAATTTTTTTATTTAAATTATTTCAACTATCACTTTGGAATGAAGTTATTAATTAAGAAGCGTTGCGTTAATTTTATAATTGTATTGTTTTTACTGTCTTTGTACTAATCTTAAAATCTAACTTTAAATTTTACTTCTGGAATGTCAGTTTCAAAAAATAATCAACTATTGTCAGCCGATAAGAAATTAAATGATTTAAGCAATATAAAAAGATTCATTAATAGTGCAAACGCAAGATTAGATGCAATAACCTCAATAACCAATAATTCACATGCAATCGCAGCAGACGCTGTAACATCAATGATTTGCGAAAATCAAGATTCACTTAATTCAAAAGTATCTTTAAATACAACTAACAAGATGTCCGTTTGTTTAAGAGATGGAGAAATAATCCTAAGGATTGTCGCTTATCTTTTAATTTCTAATGACGAATCAGTTTTAGAAAAAAGTTGTTTGAAGGATCTTAAAAATACTTATCTTGCTCTTGGGGTACCTTTAAGAAATGCAAGAAGGGTTTTTGAATTAATGCGAGATGCAACAATCTCTGATTTGAATTCAACAGTTAATAATATGCGTGGAAACAAAGGTTTTCTTCCCAAATTAATATCTGAAACAGAGTTTCAATTTGAAAGGATAATTAATCTTTTAAACTAGCTAAATTCCTTATCTCTGAAGTATGGGACGTCTGTATTACTGAGTTATTTTCTAGGTTTCTTACTATAGAAAATCTGGATCTTATATGAGTGGATAAAAAGGAAATTCTTTCTTCGGAAACAGTTGATTTATAAATCGTTTTTATGTTTAAGTTATTTTGTTCATCAACAAAATAATTGGATGATGAAATAAAGGATTCTGTATAACCTTTATTTCTTAAAACAATTCCTGAATTATCATCCTTGGGCAAAAATATCAAAATAGTTTCATCTCCCTCATTCATATCATTTTCTTCCCAATCACTAATAGCTTGCCATTTTATAGAAATGGCTATGCTCTCTACGTTTAAACTTAACTTGTAATTTTTAAAAATTTCAATAACTTTTTTATTTTTTGAATTGATATGTTTTATATATATTTTACTAGTTGAGTTTTCAAATTCTTGAAAAGCTAAAGTATGAGAACTTCTTATGGATTTCCACTCTCCTATACTTTCATCAATGAATTGATTAATTGTTGTTAGATTCTTCGTCAAGTTTATCTTCTACGGAATGATTTTCTGCTTTTTGAATCATTCTTACCATTGAATCCACCATTAATCTCTTTGCAGAAGTTACTTTTAATCCAGAAGGCGTGGTTGATATTTGTTCTCCAGGGCGATCATGTGAAGTTGGTCTAAATGGAGTCATCTAAGAGCTTTAAAAAATTAATCGATTCTTATTCTTGCATGAATTCTTATTCATATAGTTTTTGTTTGCAAAAATGTCATATCTTTATTTTTTGATTTCAGAATTTTTAACTGTTTTGTTATTTAGGTATTTTATTTTTTGCTAATCCTGAAATAGTAGCTAATGCAAACATTCCCAAAAGAGCTACTCCTAGAAATAATCCTGCTCCCTGACTAACACCAGCTCCTACAGCTACTAATATTGAATCACTTATTAGAAGACTTATTAATAATGCTGGAGTAAATATTTTCCAGCGGGTTCCTCCAATACCAATTGCATAGCTTAGAAAATCAAAAAGACCAGTCATAAGTAAACCTGTCATTAGAAAGAAATTTTCTTCGAGTTGGTTTTGATTAAAACTTTCAATTTTTTTCATCGCTTTGGGGCCTACCAAATTCCTTACAGGGACTCGCCCATAATTTCTTGCGATAAAGAAAGCAGCTTGGCAAAAAACGATATCAGAAAAGATTATTGTCATGTAACCTTTTTGAAATCCTAGTAATGAGCCTGCTAGTAGAGAATAAGCTGAACTTGGAAGAGCTGGTAAAATAATACTTACTCCTCTAAGTATGAAAATTCCAAAAGGAGCCCAAATCCCCATACTTTCTATTTTGTTCCTAAGGGGTTCAATCCCATAATTTTGGATTAAATAAATCAATACAACAAATATTGCTATAAAAAAAACTACTGAAAGAAATTTCTGTATTTTATTCATTATTTTTTAGTAAATTTATTGAAAGTAAATTCTCAATTTAATATTCGATTGTATCTATAATAGAAATACTAATCAATAAAAATTTTTACAAATTTTTAAACTTATATTTACTCTCGATAAAAAATTTTTGTATTTCAGACGTATTAATGGTTAATTCCAATAATAAATTTAATTCTATATTTATTCGAAATAGCTTTGGTCTAGTCCTTTCCATAATTGTTTCCTTGAGTATCTCAATAAAACAATCAAATGCTTTATCTCATGAATGGGTTGGAGTTCCCAAAAGTGAATATGGAGAACAGTTATGGGATAGACAAAGTATTAAAAGAAATGAGGATGGTTCCGTGAGAATATTGAGTAAATTTATCCCCAAAACAAAAAGTGAAATTACTAAGGATATACTCTATACAATGGATATAAATTGTTTTGAAAAATCATTTAGAGACGTTGATGTCTCCATAGATGAAATAAATAGTAATTTCAATGATTTAGCAGATTGGCAAGATCCAAATGGAGATAAACTGATTTTGGGTGTTATTGGTCAAGTCTGCAGACTAGAAACTGAAAATTCTGAATTTTAAAAATAAAATTAAATAAATAAGAAAGTTTCTATATGCCTAGAAAATATAAAACCCTGTCATGGACAGGGTTTTAAAGGTGCCAGGACCCAGATTTGAACTGGGGACACGGCGATTTTCAGTCGCCTGCTCTACCAACTGAGCTATCCCGGCTCTAACCTATATACTCTAAATTACGATGTGTAGTTTGTGAAACCCTTTTCATTAAAAATTTTATATCTTCATCAAATATCCTAAAAACTATTATTTTGCATTAATCGCTAATAAGGCAGTGCCAAATGAAGTAGTTTTTTTACATGAAACTATTGGTATATTGATAATTTTTTCTCTTATTTTTCTCCACTGAGGGTTTTTTGAACCTCCACCAATAGTAATAATTTTTTTTGGAAGTGAACCTGTGAGTTTGCCTAGTTTTTCCCACCCTTTCAATTCGATCTTAGCTAGCCCCTCAAATAATGCATGTAAATAAAGTGAGTCACTGACTGGTCTTGGACCAAGTATCGGCTCTAAATTAGAATTATTAACAGGAAATCTCTCTCCTTTACTATTAAGAGGTAAAAGATCTAAAGAAGTTCTTTTCGATGGATTAATTTGTCGACTGAGTTCCTTTATTTCTAAATCAGAAAAGAACTGAGACAAGATGCCGCATCCCGCATTTGATGCTCCTCCACATATCCAATCGCCGTTTACTCTATGGGTTGTAATTCCCTGTTTTTTTATAGGTTTATCAATAAATTTTTTAACCACAATTGTTGTTCCTAAAACTGTGAGACCTTCTTCTTTTCCTAGACCTGAAGCTATTAAACTTGCATTAGAGTCAGTGGTGCCTGAGATTAATATTAATTTCTTATTCAAGTTAAATCTCTCTGCTAAATCAAAATTTACTTGTCCAACAATTTTTCCACTTTTTACTATTTGAGGTAGGCATTTTTGCCATGAGGTATTGAGATAGCTTTTTGGCCAAGATTCTTTTTTTAGATCCCATCCAAGTTTTAGATTATTACCTTCTTCTCCATGAGTCCAATCTTTTAAAAACCAACCAGTTATCCAATCAGATTGATGTCTTAAAAGTATATTTGTCCCATATTTATCTATTAGTTTTAATGCTTTAGCAAGACTACTGTAGGGAGTCCGTAGATGATCTTCTCCAGAGGCTAAGGACTCAAGAAGGTTTTCATGTTCAATACATGCTTGGTCGTAAGGGATTGCTTCACCTAGCGGCTCTCCTCTTAAATTGGATGCTGTTAAAGTTCCTGAGGTGCCGGAGATGGCCAATTTATTAAGGTTAATTTTTACTTCAAAAGGTAAATTAACCAAAAGATTCTCACAAGAATTAATCCAAGAATTTGGATTTTTAAAGCTGTATGAATAAGGTACTGAATTTGAATATACTAATTTCTGATGAAGATTAATTATTGATATTCTTGCGCCACTGGTTCCAAAATCTAACCCTCCATAAAAGTTATCAGGCATAGAATAATATTTTATAAAAAGATTTTGGAAGCCTCTGCTAATCTGGCTGCTTTTTCTTCCACATTTTCCCAAGGGAGCTCAAGATCTCTTCTGCCAAAATGTCCATAGGATGCAGTCTTTCTAAAAAATTTACCTCCCATTTTTTTTGGTAGATTTCTTAAGTTAAATTCTTTTATTATTGCTGCGGGTCTTAAATCAAAGTGCTCTTTAATTAGCTCAGTCAAATTAGCTTGTGAAATAACACCTGTATTAAAAGTTTCCACGAGAATGGAAATTGGTTTTGCTACTCCAATTGCATAACTTAATTGTACTTCTGCTTTTTTTGCTAATTTTGCCTTAACTATGCTTTTAGCTACATAACGTGCTGCATAAGCCGCGGATCTATCTACTTTTGTGGGATCTTTACCAGAAAATGCCCCTCCGCCGTGTCTTGCATATCCACCATAAGTATCTACAATGATCTTTCTACCAGTGAGCCCCGCATCTCCTTGAGGCCCGCCTACTACAAATTTTCCGGTGGGATTTACTAGAAATCTCGTTTTGCTAATGTTTGGTTTGATTTCTAAATCTTCAGTAGCAGGAATTACAACATGAGTCCATAAATCTTCTTTTATCCTTTGACGAATTTCTTCTTCATTTGTTATTCCATCAATCTCAGAATTATGTTGAGTTGAAATTAAAATCGTATTAATAGAAACTGGTAAACCGTTTTCGTAATCAATGCTTACTTGGGTTTTACCATCAGGGAGTAAATAATTAAGGACTTCTTCATGCCTCACTTTGGCAAGTTGAATGGCTAATCTATGAGCCAAGCTAATAGGTAAGGGCATTAATTCAGGCGTCTCATCGCAGGCATAGCCGAACATTATTCCTTGGTCACCAGCTCCGGTATTATCTTTCAAATCATCGTTAACATCATCTGCGTCGTTTACTCCTTGTGAAATGTCTGGTGATTGCTCGTCTAGTGCTACTAAAACAGCACAACTATTTGCGTCAAAACCACCTGCTCTATAGCCCTCATATCCAATTTCTTTAATTACATTTCTAACAAGTTTTATGTAATCGACTTTTGCTTTTGAAGTTATTTCTCCAGTAAGTAAACAAAGACCCGTATTAACAACAGTTTCGCAAGCAACTCTGCTTTCTGGATCTTCTGTCAATAAGGCATCTAAAACAGCGTCACTAATTTGATCACATATTTTGTCAGGATGACCTTCAGTTACAGATTCTGAAGTGAAAATGAAATCACTCATTAACAAATAATTTTAAAATTAGATTTAATCCTAAATTAGATTATCGTTACAAATCAATTATTGTAAATTTTAAAAAACTCATACAAAAAAATTAATTAGGTTTAAATTTCGGTGTTAGTGTACAAAACAAATAAAAAAAATTTAGACCGTTTCAGCTGAAGCTGCGGGTATTTCTTCATTATCGTCAGTCTGTTCAAATAACATTTGCTTGTATTTAGCTGCCATTTCTTCCGCTTTACTAAAAACTTTTTGGGGATCGGTTAGCATATCTCCAGGTTCTGGTTCAAGTGCTTTAGTAGATAATGAAATTCGCCCTCTTTCTGAATCAAGGTCAATTATCATAACTTTCATTTGATCATTTACATTTAAAATATTATGAGGAGTTTCAATATGTTCATGACTGATCTCAGAAATGTGTAATAGACCACTCACACCTCCAATATCTATAAAGGCTCCGTAAGGTTTGATACCCTTAACTGAACCTATAACAACTTCTCCAACCTCAAGTCTATTCATTTTTTTCTCAACCAAGGCTCTTCTATGGCTTAGTACTAATCTGTTTCTCTCTTCATCAACCTCAAGAAATTTTAAAGGTAGGTATTCACCTTCTAAATCATCTTTAATTTTTCGAGCACTAATATGAGAACCTGGTATGAAACCTCTTAAGCCTTCTACCCTTACAAGTGCCCCGCCTCTATTTGTGGCAAAAACTTCAGAATAGATAGTGGCGTCTTCTTTTTGTAATTGTCTAACTCTTTCCCATGCTCTTTGATATTCAATTCTTCTAATAGAGAGTGCTAATTGTCCATCTTCATTTTCTTCACTCATTATGAAGAATTCTCTACTTTCTGAAGGTTGTAAAACATCATTTAGTCCCTCCACTTTATTTATTGAAACCTCTTGAACGGGCATAAATGCTGCTGTTTTTGCTCCTATATCTATCATTGCCCCTTTGGGTTCTAGAGCAAAAACGGTGCCTTTTACTAAATCACCAGGCTTAAAATTATAGTCATACTTTCCTAAAAGTGAGGCAAATTCTTCTTGTGTGAATCCTGCATTATCAAAATCCGCATTTGTTCTGCTAGAGGAAGAATCTGCTGAAGGAATTTCGCTCTTTTCAAATGATAAATCTTCCTCATCTTGGAATGCTGAATCATTATCTAATCCAGACGAATTTTTAATTTCATTATCTTCAGAAAGTTCTTTAATGGTTTGGGAAGAATTTTCGTTCATTTGTTGCATCGCAGACTACCTAAGGTAGTTAGAAAGGAATGCTACTAGCCTGCAAACCAATAGCAAAAACATTTGTGATAAATATTCTACACTTTAAGATGCTGATTTTATGAAATTGATGCTAATTGGTTTTTTGAACTTCCTTTTAGGGATTCAAGAGTAGAGATAAAATCTTTAACTCCATTAAACTTTCTATACACTGAAGCATATCTTATGTATGCCACTTCGTTTTCTTTTCTAAGGCTTTTAAGAATTAACTCTCCAATTTTTGAAGATTTAATATCTTTATTAGAATCTTGAACGATTTGTGATTCAATTCCATCTACAAAATTAACGATTGCTTCACTAGTGAAGGTAGTCTTTTCGCAAGCTCGTGATATCCCAGTCAATAGTTTTTGTTTGTCAAATAATTCTCTACTTCCGTCTTTTTTAATAACTGAGACAGGCATTGTTTCTATTCTTTCATAGGTTGTAAATCTAAATGTGCAATTTAAGCATTCTCTTCTTCTTCTAACACTTTTACCACTATCAGCAGATCTTGATTCCAAAACTCTGCTATCTGTGTTTTGACAGGTTGGACACTGCATGTAGTGAAAAAAAACAAACTTAACTCTAATAGTAGATTAATATTTTAATTATGAAAAGTAAAAAACCTCTTGTTAAAGAGGTTTTTTACTTAAGTTCATTTTCTATCGAATTTAGGGGGATCTCTAAAGGCGACAGCAAAGAATAAGGTAACAACTGCGAGAGTTAAAATGAGAACGTAAGCAAAGGCTTCCATAAGATTAAGTAATAAAGTTTAATTTAAACCCTTCCTGGGATTCTTCTTGTTGTTTCGTCACCAAGTTTTTTGAATAAACCAAATTCAACTTGGTCACCAATCTCAGCATCAATACCA
This sequence is a window from Prochlorococcus marinus XMU1419. Protein-coding genes within it:
- a CDS encoding FGGY-family carbohydrate kinase: MPDNFYGGLDFGTSGARISIINLHQKLVYSNSVPYSYSFKNPNSWINSCENLLVNLPFEVKINLNKLAISGTSGTLTASNLRGEPLGEAIPYDQACIEHENLLESLASGEDHLRTPYSSLAKALKLIDKYGTNILLRHQSDWITGWFLKDWTHGEEGNNLKLGWDLKKESWPKSYLNTSWQKCLPQIVKSGKIVGQVNFDLAERFNLNKKLILISGTTDSNASLIASGLGKEEGLTVLGTTIVVKKFIDKPIKKQGITTHRVNGDWICGGASNAGCGILSQFFSDLEIKELSRQINPSKRTSLDLLPLNSKGERFPVNNSNLEPILGPRPVSDSLYLHALFEGLAKIELKGWEKLGKLTGSLPKKIITIGGGSKNPQWRKIREKIINIPIVSCKKTTSFGTALLAINAK
- the metK gene encoding methionine adenosyltransferase, translated to MSDFIFTSESVTEGHPDKICDQISDAVLDALLTEDPESRVACETVVNTGLCLLTGEITSKAKVDYIKLVRNVIKEIGYEGYRAGGFDANSCAVLVALDEQSPDISQGVNDADDVNDDLKDNTGAGDQGIMFGYACDETPELMPLPISLAHRLAIQLAKVRHEEVLNYLLPDGKTQVSIDYENGLPVSINTILISTQHNSEIDGITNEEEIRQRIKEDLWTHVVIPATEDLEIKPNISKTRFLVNPTGKFVVGGPQGDAGLTGRKIIVDTYGGYARHGGGAFSGKDPTKVDRSAAYAARYVAKSIVKAKLAKKAEVQLSYAIGVAKPISILVETFNTGVISQANLTELIKEHFDLRPAAIIKEFNLRNLPKKMGGKFFRKTASYGHFGRRDLELPWENVEEKAARLAEASKIFL
- a CDS encoding 30S ribosomal protein S1, whose protein sequence is MNENSSQTIKELSEDNEIKNSSGLDNDSAFQDEEDLSFEKSEIPSADSSSSRTNADFDNAGFTQEEFASLLGKYDYNFKPGDLVKGTVFALEPKGAMIDIGAKTAAFMPVQEVSINKVEGLNDVLQPSESREFFIMSEENEDGQLALSIRRIEYQRAWERVRQLQKEDATIYSEVFATNRGGALVRVEGLRGFIPGSHISARKIKDDLEGEYLPLKFLEVDEERNRLVLSHRRALVEKKMNRLEVGEVVIGSVKGIKPYGAFIDIGGVSGLLHISEISHEHIETPHNILNVNDQMKVMIIDLDSERGRISLSTKALEPEPGDMLTDPQKVFSKAEEMAAKYKQMLFEQTDDNEEIPAASAETV
- the nrdR gene encoding transcriptional regulator NrdR translates to MQCPTCQNTDSRVLESRSADSGKSVRRRRECLNCTFRFTTYERIETMPVSVIKKDGSRELFDKQKLLTGISRACEKTTFTSEAIVNFVDGIESQIVQDSNKDIKSSKIGELILKSLRKENEVAYIRYASVYRKFNGVKDFISTLESLKGSSKNQLASIS
- a CDS encoding photosystem II reaction center protein T — translated: MEAFAYVLILTLAVVTLFFAVAFRDPPKFDRK